In Bombus huntii isolate Logan2020A chromosome 3, iyBomHunt1.1, whole genome shotgun sequence, a single genomic region encodes these proteins:
- the LOC126864225 gene encoding cell division control protein 6 homolog isoform X1: protein MFVFTRELIFFHFLFTCLRFPAFKAFSRGKSRSTVLIARHIGVQMTIPFKITKKCSFYGTKNNVMKEDFSNATARDSSHKYTPSVKKIITLSSSESDSDSDVENTKVSDNAISVKTPQRMQNSTESDEDHGSTPPKQRRIDKSFPLTSPTTPSTLFDKLNLEPSPTKEEKLAPKRLFGTERYRNARKALHSSVPDTLPGRENELQELQEFMEEHLKNETSGSLYVSGPPGTGKTACLSKLILKTEFKSKFKVIYVNCTTMKSAATIYEKIIQKLGLPPILTERKSGKYSKGVIEKYLGSNHKMLLLILDEIDQLESKKQSVLYSVFEWPSIHNSKLILVGIANALDLTDRILPRLQARCELKPKLMHFSPYTKQEICNIISERLSEANVSDLFTKTAIQMLSGKVAAISGDIRRALDISRRVIELAESHKLAQVLQPTNNNEINIPKKQQSAVDQPVDLKEVITVLNGIYGGSQNIEKEESTFPLQQKLLLCSLLLILNKGRNKDVTVGKLHEVYKKVCKKRNIHAVDGSEFYSLCSLIETRGILKLTRKKAARLTKINLEWDQEELDAALQDRNMMAEIINDITCL from the exons ATGTTTGTTTTTACGCGGGAATTGATATTCTTCCATTTCCTTTTTACATGCCTTCGGTTTCCCGCGTTTAAAGCTTTTTCCCGCGGAAAGTCTCGGAGTACGGTACTTATAGCGCGGCACATAG GTGTTCAAATGACAATTCCATTCaaaataacaaagaaatgTTCATTTTATGGAACTAAAAATAATGTAATGAAAGAAGATTTTAGTAATGCAACTGCGAGAGATTCTTCTCATAAATATACACCATCTGTGAAGAAGATTATTACTTTAAGTAGTAGTGAATCAGACTCAGACTCAGATGTAGAAAATACCAAAGTCAGTGATAATGCTATAAGTGTAAAAACTCCTCAACGTATGCAGAATTCAACTGAATCTGATG aAGATCATGGTTCTACACCTCCAAAACAGAGAAGGATAGATAAATCATTTCCATTAACATCTCCAACCACACCTTCTACTctttttgataaattaaatttggaACCTTCTCCAACTAAGGAGGAAAAACTGGCTCCTAAAAGATTATTTGGAACAGAAAGATATCGCAATGCTCGTAAAGCTTTGCACAGCTCAGTACCTGATACCTTACCTGGTAGAGAAAATGAATTACAAGAGCTACAAGAATTTATGGAAGagcatttaaaaaatgaaacttcaGGATCCTTATATGTATCAGGACCACCTGGAACTGGAAAAACTGCATGTCTTTCAAAGCTTATATTAAAGACTGAGTTCAAATCAAAATTTAAAGTAATCTATGTTAATTGCACAACTATGAAATCTGCTGCTacaatttatgaaaaaattatacaGAAGTTAGGATTACCACCCATTTTAACTGAACGAAAATCTGGAAAATACAGTAAAGGagttattgaaaaatatttaggCTCTAATCATAAAATGTTGCTATTAATTTTAGATGAAATAGATCAATTAGAAAGTAAAAAGCAATCTGTTTTATATTCTGTCTTTGAATGGCCATCAATACACAATTCGAAACTGATTTTAGTTGGAATTGCTAATGCTTTAGATTTAACAGATAGGATATTGCCTAGATTACAAGCTAGATGTGAATTGAAACCAAAGTTGATGCATTTTTCGCCATATACAAAacaagaaatatgtaatataatatctgAAAGATTAAGTGAAGCAAATGTGTCTGACTTGTTTACTAAAACTGCAATACAAATGTTATCTGGAAAAGTTGCTGCCATTTCTGGTGATATTAGAAGAGCATTGGATATCAGTAGAAGAGTAATAGAACTTGCTGAATCTCATAAATTAGCACAAGTTTTACAACCTACCAATAATAATG AAATAAATATACCTAAAAAGCAACAATCTGCAGTGGACCAGCCAGTGGATCTAAAAGAAGTCATCACTGTATTAAATGGTATTTATGGTGGATCTCAAAATATTGAAAAGGAGGAAAGTACATTtccattacaacaaaaattacTATTGTGTTCTTTGTTACTTATCCTAAACAAAGGACGAAACAAAGATGTGACAGTTGGGAAA TTACATGAAGTGTACAAAAAGGTTTGCAAGAAACGAAATATTCATGCTGTCGATGGTTCTGAATTTTATAGTCTATGTTCATTGATAGAAACTAGAGGTATTTTAAAGTTAACAAGAAAAAAAGCAGCTCGTttgacaaaaataaatttggaatGGGATCAAGAAGAGTTAGATGCAGCTTTGCAAGACAGGAATATGATGGCAGAAATCATTAACGATATAACTTGTTTATAG
- the LOC126864242 gene encoding proteasome subunit beta type-7, which translates to MSSVLVPEIPAPGFSFDLCQRNNFLVKKGFQAPKAVKTGTTIAGVVYKDGVVLGGDTRSTENTIVADKNCSKIHYLTENIYCCGAGTAADTEMTTQMISSQLELHRLNTNRIVPVCTANAMIKQLLFRYQGNIGAALILGGVDLDGPHLYCIHPHGSSDRHIYTSMGTGSLAAMAVFESRWKPDMTEEQAKELVADAIRAGIFNDLASGSNVDLCVIRKGSVDYLRPYDVANVKGQRNISYRYKRGTTAVLNKTVHPIIIEGETVHRLNTEPMDTSS; encoded by the exons ATGTCTTCGGTACTTGTGCCTGAAATTCCTGCTCCTGgattttcttttgatctttgTCAAAG aAACAATTTTTTGGTAAAGAAAGGATTCCAAGCACCTAAAGCTGTTAAAACAGGAACAACAATTGCTGGTGTTGTTTATAAAGATGGAGTGGTTCTTGGTGGTGATACAAGATCAACAGAAAATACTATAGTTGCTGATAAAAATTGTAGTAAGATTCATTATCTTACTGAAAATATATA ttgTTGTGGTGCTGGAACTGCTGCTGATACTGAAATGACAACTCAAATGATATCCAGTCAGTTGGAGTTACATCGTTTAAATACTAACCGCATAGTGCCAGTTTGTACTGCAAATGCTatgattaaacaattattattccGTTATCAAGGAAATATTGGAGCAGCTTTAATATTAGGAGGTGTTGATTTGGATGGACCACACTTATATTGTATTCATCCTCATGGATCTTCAGATCGTCACATTTATACTAGTATGGGTACAGGATCATTAGCTGCAATGGCTGTATTTGAAAGTAGATGGAAACCTGATATGACg GAAGAGCAGGCTAAAGAATTGGTTGCAGATGCCATTCGCGCTGGTATATTTAATGATCTAGCTTCTGGTTCTAACGTAGATTTATGTGTCATACGTAAAGGTTCTGTTGATTATTTACGCCCTTATGATGTTGCTAATGTTAAAGGACAGCGCAATATATCGTACCGATATAAACGTGGTACTACCGCTGTGCTTAACAAAACGGTTCATCCTATAATCATTGAAGGGGAAACTGTGCATAGGCTTAATACAGAGCCAATGGATACTTCATCATAA
- the LOC126864238 gene encoding uncharacterized protein LOC126864238 translates to MLYNYNDLIVIAIKWNNWRLRYSNKLNLAVYVQNNMQTVLTSLLRTKIQFYKYLKPRTNVVTYSQLRQITMFPNNNQKQYNDDENIENESHNLVGSLSTTHKVFEDENAEIIFDVSEKQEMINLEDLRIEEEPHDPYEGINLKRGVNGVFEIEDLISLLQKSNAKNIFVTSVPSELQYVDYVVIVTGSSKKHMQSLANFIRKVYKLKKNKTDFLPKIEGEDSKDWLALDLGNIVLHIFSSFARSLYDLETLWSVGPDYDDKSRGSTDEDIMEQYNTFLSDLEPIENNDDDKKSEMYRQ, encoded by the exons atgttATACAATTATAATGATTTAATAGTGATAGcgatcaaatggaataacTGGCGTTTACGTTATTCGAATAAACTTAACCTCGCTGTATATGTACAGAACAACATGCAAACTGTACTAACAAGTCTATTACGaacaaaaatacaattttataaatatttaaaacctcGTACAAATGTAGTAACATATTCTCAATTAAGACAAATTACGATGTTTCCAAATAACAATCAAAAACAATATAATGAcgatgaaaatattgaaaacgaGTCACATAACCTAGTCGGTTCGCTTAGTACCACTCATAAAGTTTTTGAAGATGAAAATgcagaaattatttttgatGTCAGTGAAAAACaagaaatgattaatttagaAGATTTAAGAATTGAGGAAGAACCTCACGATCCTTATGAAGGAATAAATTTAAAAC GTGGCGTAAACGGTGTGTTTGAAATAGAAGATCTTATATCATTATTACAAAAAAGTAATGCCAAAAATATCTTTGTTACTTCTGTACCCTCTGAATTACAATATGTTGATTACGTAGTTATAGTAACAGGTAGTTCAAAGAAGCATATGCAGTCACTTGCTAATTTTATCCGGAAAgtgtataaattaaaaaagaacaaaacagATTTCTTGCCAAAAATTGAAGGAGAAGATTCAAAAGATTGGCTTGCTTTAGATTTAG GAAATATTGTATTGCATATTTTTTCAAGTTTTGCTAGATCATTATATGATTTAGAAACATTGTGGTCAGTTGGGCCTGATTATGACGATAAAAGTAGAGGTTCTACTGACGAAGACATTATGGAACAATATAATACGTTTTTATCTGATTTAGAACCAATTGAGAATAATGATGATGATAAAAAGAGTGAAATGTATagacaataa
- the LOC126864225 gene encoding cell division control protein 6 homolog isoform X2, with product MTGVQMTIPFKITKKCSFYGTKNNVMKEDFSNATARDSSHKYTPSVKKIITLSSSESDSDSDVENTKVSDNAISVKTPQRMQNSTESDEDHGSTPPKQRRIDKSFPLTSPTTPSTLFDKLNLEPSPTKEEKLAPKRLFGTERYRNARKALHSSVPDTLPGRENELQELQEFMEEHLKNETSGSLYVSGPPGTGKTACLSKLILKTEFKSKFKVIYVNCTTMKSAATIYEKIIQKLGLPPILTERKSGKYSKGVIEKYLGSNHKMLLLILDEIDQLESKKQSVLYSVFEWPSIHNSKLILVGIANALDLTDRILPRLQARCELKPKLMHFSPYTKQEICNIISERLSEANVSDLFTKTAIQMLSGKVAAISGDIRRALDISRRVIELAESHKLAQVLQPTNNNEINIPKKQQSAVDQPVDLKEVITVLNGIYGGSQNIEKEESTFPLQQKLLLCSLLLILNKGRNKDVTVGKLHEVYKKVCKKRNIHAVDGSEFYSLCSLIETRGILKLTRKKAARLTKINLEWDQEELDAALQDRNMMAEIINDITCL from the exons atgacagGTGTTCAAATGACAATTCCATTCaaaataacaaagaaatgTTCATTTTATGGAACTAAAAATAATGTAATGAAAGAAGATTTTAGTAATGCAACTGCGAGAGATTCTTCTCATAAATATACACCATCTGTGAAGAAGATTATTACTTTAAGTAGTAGTGAATCAGACTCAGACTCAGATGTAGAAAATACCAAAGTCAGTGATAATGCTATAAGTGTAAAAACTCCTCAACGTATGCAGAATTCAACTGAATCTGATG aAGATCATGGTTCTACACCTCCAAAACAGAGAAGGATAGATAAATCATTTCCATTAACATCTCCAACCACACCTTCTACTctttttgataaattaaatttggaACCTTCTCCAACTAAGGAGGAAAAACTGGCTCCTAAAAGATTATTTGGAACAGAAAGATATCGCAATGCTCGTAAAGCTTTGCACAGCTCAGTACCTGATACCTTACCTGGTAGAGAAAATGAATTACAAGAGCTACAAGAATTTATGGAAGagcatttaaaaaatgaaacttcaGGATCCTTATATGTATCAGGACCACCTGGAACTGGAAAAACTGCATGTCTTTCAAAGCTTATATTAAAGACTGAGTTCAAATCAAAATTTAAAGTAATCTATGTTAATTGCACAACTATGAAATCTGCTGCTacaatttatgaaaaaattatacaGAAGTTAGGATTACCACCCATTTTAACTGAACGAAAATCTGGAAAATACAGTAAAGGagttattgaaaaatatttaggCTCTAATCATAAAATGTTGCTATTAATTTTAGATGAAATAGATCAATTAGAAAGTAAAAAGCAATCTGTTTTATATTCTGTCTTTGAATGGCCATCAATACACAATTCGAAACTGATTTTAGTTGGAATTGCTAATGCTTTAGATTTAACAGATAGGATATTGCCTAGATTACAAGCTAGATGTGAATTGAAACCAAAGTTGATGCATTTTTCGCCATATACAAAacaagaaatatgtaatataatatctgAAAGATTAAGTGAAGCAAATGTGTCTGACTTGTTTACTAAAACTGCAATACAAATGTTATCTGGAAAAGTTGCTGCCATTTCTGGTGATATTAGAAGAGCATTGGATATCAGTAGAAGAGTAATAGAACTTGCTGAATCTCATAAATTAGCACAAGTTTTACAACCTACCAATAATAATG AAATAAATATACCTAAAAAGCAACAATCTGCAGTGGACCAGCCAGTGGATCTAAAAGAAGTCATCACTGTATTAAATGGTATTTATGGTGGATCTCAAAATATTGAAAAGGAGGAAAGTACATTtccattacaacaaaaattacTATTGTGTTCTTTGTTACTTATCCTAAACAAAGGACGAAACAAAGATGTGACAGTTGGGAAA TTACATGAAGTGTACAAAAAGGTTTGCAAGAAACGAAATATTCATGCTGTCGATGGTTCTGAATTTTATAGTCTATGTTCATTGATAGAAACTAGAGGTATTTTAAAGTTAACAAGAAAAAAAGCAGCTCGTttgacaaaaataaatttggaatGGGATCAAGAAGAGTTAGATGCAGCTTTGCAAGACAGGAATATGATGGCAGAAATCATTAACGATATAACTTGTTTATAG
- the LOC126864225 gene encoding cell division control protein 6 homolog isoform X3, whose product MFVFTRELIFFHFLFTCLRFPAFKAFSRGKSRSTVLIARHIGVQMTIPFKITKKCSFYGTKNNVMKEDFSNATARDSSHKYTPSVKKIITLSSSESDSDSDVENTKVSDNAISVKTPQRMQNSTESDEDHGSTPPKQRRIDKSFPLTSPTTPSTLFDKLNLEPSPTKEEKLAPKRLFGTERYRNARKALHSSVPDTLPGRENELQELQEFMEEHLKNETSGSLYVSGPPGTGKTACLSKLILKTEFKSKFKVIYVNCTTMKSAATIYEKIIQKLGLPPILTERKSGKYSKGVIEKYLGSNHKMLLLILDEIDQLESKKQSVLYSVFEWPSIHNSKLILVGIANALDLTDRILPRLQARCELKPKLMHFSPYTKQEICNIISERLSEANVSDLFTKTAIQMLSGKVAAISGDIRRALDISRRVIELAESHKLAQVLQPTNNNEINIPKKQQSAVDQPVDLKEVITVLNGIYGGSQNIEKEESTFPLQQKLLLCSLLLILNKGRNKDVTVGKFCFSYMKCTKRFARNEIFMLSMVLNFIVYVH is encoded by the exons ATGTTTGTTTTTACGCGGGAATTGATATTCTTCCATTTCCTTTTTACATGCCTTCGGTTTCCCGCGTTTAAAGCTTTTTCCCGCGGAAAGTCTCGGAGTACGGTACTTATAGCGCGGCACATAG GTGTTCAAATGACAATTCCATTCaaaataacaaagaaatgTTCATTTTATGGAACTAAAAATAATGTAATGAAAGAAGATTTTAGTAATGCAACTGCGAGAGATTCTTCTCATAAATATACACCATCTGTGAAGAAGATTATTACTTTAAGTAGTAGTGAATCAGACTCAGACTCAGATGTAGAAAATACCAAAGTCAGTGATAATGCTATAAGTGTAAAAACTCCTCAACGTATGCAGAATTCAACTGAATCTGATG aAGATCATGGTTCTACACCTCCAAAACAGAGAAGGATAGATAAATCATTTCCATTAACATCTCCAACCACACCTTCTACTctttttgataaattaaatttggaACCTTCTCCAACTAAGGAGGAAAAACTGGCTCCTAAAAGATTATTTGGAACAGAAAGATATCGCAATGCTCGTAAAGCTTTGCACAGCTCAGTACCTGATACCTTACCTGGTAGAGAAAATGAATTACAAGAGCTACAAGAATTTATGGAAGagcatttaaaaaatgaaacttcaGGATCCTTATATGTATCAGGACCACCTGGAACTGGAAAAACTGCATGTCTTTCAAAGCTTATATTAAAGACTGAGTTCAAATCAAAATTTAAAGTAATCTATGTTAATTGCACAACTATGAAATCTGCTGCTacaatttatgaaaaaattatacaGAAGTTAGGATTACCACCCATTTTAACTGAACGAAAATCTGGAAAATACAGTAAAGGagttattgaaaaatatttaggCTCTAATCATAAAATGTTGCTATTAATTTTAGATGAAATAGATCAATTAGAAAGTAAAAAGCAATCTGTTTTATATTCTGTCTTTGAATGGCCATCAATACACAATTCGAAACTGATTTTAGTTGGAATTGCTAATGCTTTAGATTTAACAGATAGGATATTGCCTAGATTACAAGCTAGATGTGAATTGAAACCAAAGTTGATGCATTTTTCGCCATATACAAAacaagaaatatgtaatataatatctgAAAGATTAAGTGAAGCAAATGTGTCTGACTTGTTTACTAAAACTGCAATACAAATGTTATCTGGAAAAGTTGCTGCCATTTCTGGTGATATTAGAAGAGCATTGGATATCAGTAGAAGAGTAATAGAACTTGCTGAATCTCATAAATTAGCACAAGTTTTACAACCTACCAATAATAATG AAATAAATATACCTAAAAAGCAACAATCTGCAGTGGACCAGCCAGTGGATCTAAAAGAAGTCATCACTGTATTAAATGGTATTTATGGTGGATCTCAAAATATTGAAAAGGAGGAAAGTACATTtccattacaacaaaaattacTATTGTGTTCTTTGTTACTTATCCTAAACAAAGGACGAAACAAAGATGTGACAGTTGGGAAA ttcTGTTTTAGTTACATGAAGTGTACAAAAAGGTTTGCAAGAAACGAAATATTCATGCTGTCGATGGTTCTGAATTTTATAGTCTATGTTCATTGA